GGGGACCTGCACCTCGGCCAGACCCTGCGCACCCTCGACGGCTCCTGGGCGCTGATCGACTTCGAGGGCGAGCCGGCCCGGCCGCTGGCGGACCGGCGCCGCCCCGAACCGGCCGTGCGCGACATCGCGGGGATACTGCGCTCCTTCGACTACGCGGCCCGCTCGCACCGGCCGTTCGCCCCGGCCTGGGCGGACGACTGCCGGGCCGCGTTCTGCGAGGGCTACGCCCGAACCACCGGCCGCGACCCGCGCGAGGATCCCGTACTGCTGCGCGCGTACGAGACCGACAAGGCGGTGTACGAGGCCCGATACGAGGCCCGGCACCGCCCCGACTGGCTGCACGTCCCGATGGCGGCGATCCGCCGGCTGTCGGAGCCGCAGCGTCCCGCCCACCGCATGCCCCCGCCCAGCCCGGGCAGCACCCCCCACCCGAAGCCCCCGAGGAGGCCGCTCGCGTGAGCGCCGCACGACAGCCGTCACCGACCGTCCGCGACGAATCCGCCGCACCCGTACCGGCGGCGGCGAAGAAGGCGGCCCGCCCCCCGCGGGCCCGCCGCGCCGCCCCTCCGCACGGGGTCCGGCAGGCGCCCGCGCTCGGCGGTGAGGAACGGGCCCGGCTGCTGGAGGGCCGCCACCACGATCCGCACTCCGTGCTCGGCGCCCGTACCCAGCGGGGCGGGGTGGCCTTCCGCGTGCTGCGCCCCTACGCCAAGGCGGTGACCATCGTCGCCAAGGGGCTGCGCGCCGAGCTGTTCGACGAGGGCGACGGGCTGTTCGCCGGGCTCCTGCCGCTGACCGGGGTGCCGGAGTACCGGCTGCTGGTCACGTACGACAGCGACGAGATCGAGGTGCACGACCCCTACCGCTTCCTGCCCGCGATCGGCGAGCTGGACCTGCACCTGATCGGCGAGGGCCGGCACGAGCAGCTGTGGAAGGCGCTGGGCGCCGAGCCGATGGAGCACCAGGGCGTGGCCGGCACCCGGTTCACGGTGTGGGCGCCGAACGCCCAGGGGGTCAGGCTCACCGGGGACTTCTCGTACTGGGACTCCGTCGCCTATCCGATGCGCTCGCTGGGCTCCACGGGCGTGTGGGAGCTGTTCCTGCCGGGTGTGGGCGTGGGCGCGCTGTACAAGTACGACGTCACCCGCCCCGACGGCAGCCACACCCTGCGTGCCGACCCGATGGCCCGCTCGGCGGAGGTGCCCCCGGCGAACGCCTCGGTGGTCACCGCCTCCCGGTACGCGTGGCAGGACGCCGAGTGGATGGAGCGGCGCGGGGCCCGGCCGCCGCACCAGGCGCCGTTCTCGGTGTACGAGGTGCACCTGGCGTCCTGGCGGCCGGGGCTCTCGTACCGGCAGCTGGCGGAGCAGCTCCCGGCGTACGTGAAGGAGCTGGGCTTCACGCACGTGGAGCTGATGCCGGTGGCGGAGCATCCCTTCGGCGGCTCGTGGGGCTACCAGGTCACCGGCTTCTACGCGCCGACCTCGCGGATGGGCTCCCCGGACGATTTCCGCCTGCTGGTGGACGCTCTGCACCGGGCGGGGATCGGGGTGATCGTCGACTGGGTGCCGGCGCACTTCCCGCGCGACGACTGGGCGCTGGCCGAGTTCGACGGCCGGCCGCTGTACGAGCACCACGACCCGCAGCGGGCCGCGCACCCGGACTGGGGGACGCTGGAGTTCGACTACGGCCGCAAGGAGGTCCGCAACTTCCTCGTCGCCAACGCCGTGTACTGGTGCGAGGAGTTCCACGTCGACGGACTGCGCGTGGACGCGGTCGCCTCGATGCTCTACCTCGACTACTCGCGCTCCGAGGGCCAGTGGACGCCCAACGAGCACGGCGGGCGGGAGAACCTGGACGCGGTGGCGTTCCTCCAGGAGATGAACGCCACCGTCTACCGGCGCTGCCCGGGCGTGGTGACGATCGCCGAGGAGTCCACGGCCTGGGAGGGCGTGACGCGGCCGACGGACGCGGGCGGGCTGGGCTTCGGGCTGAAGTGGAACATGGGCTGGATGCACGACACCCTGCGCTACATGTCGAAGGAGTCGGTGCACCGCAAGTACCACCACCACGACATGACCTTCGGGATGATCTACGCCTTCAGCGAGAACTACGTGCTGCCGATCTCGCACGACGAGGTGGTGCACGGCAAGGGCTCGCTGGTGTCGAAGATGCCCGGTGAGGACTGGTGGCAGAAGCGGGCCGCGCACCGGGCGTACCTGGGCTTCATGTGGGCCCACCCGGGCAAGCAGCTGTTGTTCATGGGGCAGGAGTTCGCGCAGGGTTCGGAGTGGTCGGAGGTGTACGGGCCGGACTGGTGGCTGCTGGACGACTCGTACGCGGCGGCCGGCGACCACCGGGGCGTACGGAGCCTCGTGCGCGATCTGAACCGTACGTACACGGCGGCGCCCGCCCTGTGGGAGCGGGACACCGTGCCGGAGGGCTTCGCCTGGGTGGAGGCGGACGCGGCGGAGGACAACGTCTTCGCCTTCCTGCGGTACGCGCAGGACGGCTCGCAGCTCCTCGCGGTGTCGAACTTCTCGCCGGTGGTCCGGCACGGGTACCGCATCGGGGTGCCGGAGGAGGTACCGCTGTGGCGGGAGGTGCTCAACACCGACCAGGAGCTCTACGGCGGCAGCGGCGTCCACCACGCGCGGGCGCTGCGGCCCGAGCCGGTGCCGGCGCAGGGGCGCCCGGCCAGCCTGCGCCTGACGCTCCCGCCCCTGGCCACCCTCTGGCTCAGGCCGTAGCGACGGCCGCGAGCTCGTCCTCCAGCTCCTGGAGCAGCTTGCGCTTGGCGCGCAGGCCGACCAGCTGCTTGACGGGCTCGCCGTCGCGGAACACGAGCATGGTCGGCATGGACAGCACCCCGTACCGGGCGACGGACTCGGGGTTGCCGTCCACGTCGATCTGCACGACCTTGAGCCGGTCGGCCTCCTCGGCGGCCACCGCGGAGAGCACGGGGGCGAGCTGCCGGCACGGAGGGCACCAGTCCGCGGTGAACTCCACGAGGACGGGCCGCCCCCGCTCCTCCAGCACCTCGGCCCCGAAGTCGGCGTCGGTCACCTCGGGCACACCCTGGGCGTGGATCATGTCGTCTTCCCCTCTCGTCCTCACGTGGTCATCTCGCAGCGCGGCACGGCGTACTCCCCGGCGGCCGCTTCGGCCTCGGCCAGCTGCCGGGCGACCTGCTCCCGCGCGTCCACCAGCTGCCCGATCAGCGCGTCCATCTCGGCGACCTTGCGGCGGTAGACGGCGAGCGAGGCGGGGCAGGCGTCCCCGGCGGGGTGCCCGGCCCGCAGGCAGTCCACGAAGGGCCGGGTCTCCTCCAGCTCGAATCCGAAGTCCTGGAGCATCCGGATCTGGCGCAGCAGCCGCAGGTCGTCCTCGTCGTAGGTGCGGTAGCCGTTGCCGTTGCGCCGCGCGGGCAGCAGCCCCCGGGATTCGTAGTAGCGCAGGGTCCGCGTGCTGGTTCCGGCCCGCTCCGCCAGTTCGCCGATTCGCATGCCCCGACGCTAGTCCTTGACGCCGACGTCAAGGCAAGGAGGCGAAGGAGGCGGCGGGGGCCCTCGCCACCCCCGTATGCGAGGGCTCCCGGTAGGGGGCACGCCGAGGAGGGGAAAGTGGTTCACCTGTGAGGACCCTGTGATGACTCTTGCGCCGTCGGACTTTGGCTGGAACCGTAGGGTCCAGTGGATCTTCAACCGCACCGATTACCGGACAGTCGCCTCGCAGCCCGTCAAAAACGCTTAACTCCGTAGGACTTTCCTACGAGTTATGGGCTTGTTTGTTTGGTCCGTAGTCGCCACTGCCTGGCCACTTCTACGGTGTGCCCTGTGCACTCCAGCCCACCTTTCAATGCCCCCGCCGCGCGTCGCCTGCGCGCGGCCCTGGGCATGGCACCCGGTCACGTCGCCTACGGCCTTCACGCCCAGTACGGACTCGTCGTCGCGCCCGAGACCGTGATGGCCTGGGAGCGTGGCGAAATATCGCCTACGTCCGCCGAGCTCACCGCGCTCGCCGGCGTCCTGTGGTGCTCTCCCGGGGAGCTGCTCGCCGAGCCGGTCACCCTGCGGGAACACCGCATCGCCCGGGGGCTCGCCCCCGAGGAACTGGCCCGGCGGGTCGGTGTGGAGCCGGGTGCCTACCAGAAGATGGAGGACGCCGGGCGCTGGAAGGGCAACGAGCGGCAGTCCGCCGCGCTGGCGATGGTGCTGGGGTTGACCCTGCGCCAGTTCCTGACGGCGACCGGCAAGAACGAGGAGCTGGCCGACGTCCTGCGCAGCGCGGTGACCACGCGCTGGCAGGCGTACGTGAAGCCGCTGGGCAAACTGCTGCCGATCCCCAAGGCCCACTTGGAGCGGATGCTGGAGCAGTTGCACGGGGACTACCAGTCGAAGATGGTGGCGACGCTCAGCTGGGGCGGCGGTGTGGGCGAGGCCGGCACCGGGGATTCGGGGCGGGAGTTCCTCGCCGAGATCGTGGACCGCTTCTGGCAGCTCGCCGGCGGTGCGGCGTAGGACACATGCGGTGCTACACGAACGGCCCCGGGGCCGTCCCGGAGAGGGACGGAACCGGGGCCGTTCGGCTGCGGAAGTGGGGGCGAAGGTCCCGCCCCCGCGGCGAAGGCCTCAGAAGACCGATTCGGCCTCGTACACGCGGTTCTCGGGGACCGTCTTGAGTTCCGTGACGGCGGAGGCCAGCGGGGCCATCACGATGTCGGTGCCGCGCAGGGCGGTCATGTTGCCGTACTCGCCGCGGTGGACGGCCTCGACGGCGTGCCAGCCGAAGCGGGTCGCGAGGACGCGGTCGTAGGCGGTGGGGGTGCCGCCGCGCTGGACGTGGCCGAGGATGACCGGGCGGGCCTCCTTGCCCAGGCGCCTCTCCAGTTCGACGGCGAGGCGGTTGCCGATGCCGGCGAAGCGCTCGTGACCGTACTGGTCGATGGCGCCCTTCTCGTACGGCATGGAGCCCTCGGCGGGGTGCGCACCCTCGGCGACGCAGACGACGGCGAACTTCTTCCCTCGGGCGAACCGTTCCTCCACCATCTTCACCAGGGCGTCCACCTCGAAGGGGCGCTCCGGCAGGCAGATCCCGTGGGCGCCGCCGGCCATGCCGGACTCCAGGGCGATCCAGCCGGCGTGCCGGCCCATGACCTCGACGACCATCACGCGCTGGTGCGATTCGGCGGTGGTCTTCAGGCGGTCGATGGCCTCGGTGGCCACCATGACGGCGGTGTCGAAGCCGAAGGTGCGGTCGGTGGAGGAGATGTCGTTGTCGATGGTCTTCGGCACGCCGACCACCGGCATTCCGGCGTCCGACAGCATCCGGGCGGCGGTCAGGGTGCCCTCGCCGCCGATCGGGATGAGGGCGTCGATGCCGTAGCGCTTCGCCAGTTCCTGCGCGTTCTCGGCGGCTTCGTGAAGACGTGCGCGCTCCATGCGGGCCGAGCCGAGGATGGTGCCGCCGCGGGCGAGAATGCCGCTGACGGCATTGATGTCGAGGGGGCGGAAGTTGCCGTCGAGGAGGCCCTTGAAACCGTCTTCAAAGCCGATGACCTCGTCCCCGTGGCCGACCAGGGCTCGGTGTACGACCGACCGGATGACAGCGTTGAGGCCCGGGCAGTCGCCGCCTGCGGTGAGAACTCCGATACGCATCGTGCTGTGTCTCCTGCTCCTGGTCGTACCTGGCCTTCCGCGTGCGGGCGGAGGGCCGTACATATGAAGGGCGTATGTGGTGAAGCGTGTCCGATTGTTCCACGGGCGGCGGGTGGGGCGCGCTTTGTGCTGCTCCGCCCAGAAGGCCTTTCGACCCCCTGAAAAGGCCCAATTCC
This genomic window from Streptomyces sp. NBC_01351 contains:
- the glgB gene encoding 1,4-alpha-glucan branching enzyme, whose amino-acid sequence is MSAARQPSPTVRDESAAPVPAAAKKAARPPRARRAAPPHGVRQAPALGGEERARLLEGRHHDPHSVLGARTQRGGVAFRVLRPYAKAVTIVAKGLRAELFDEGDGLFAGLLPLTGVPEYRLLVTYDSDEIEVHDPYRFLPAIGELDLHLIGEGRHEQLWKALGAEPMEHQGVAGTRFTVWAPNAQGVRLTGDFSYWDSVAYPMRSLGSTGVWELFLPGVGVGALYKYDVTRPDGSHTLRADPMARSAEVPPANASVVTASRYAWQDAEWMERRGARPPHQAPFSVYEVHLASWRPGLSYRQLAEQLPAYVKELGFTHVELMPVAEHPFGGSWGYQVTGFYAPTSRMGSPDDFRLLVDALHRAGIGVIVDWVPAHFPRDDWALAEFDGRPLYEHHDPQRAAHPDWGTLEFDYGRKEVRNFLVANAVYWCEEFHVDGLRVDAVASMLYLDYSRSEGQWTPNEHGGRENLDAVAFLQEMNATVYRRCPGVVTIAEESTAWEGVTRPTDAGGLGFGLKWNMGWMHDTLRYMSKESVHRKYHHHDMTFGMIYAFSENYVLPISHDEVVHGKGSLVSKMPGEDWWQKRAAHRAYLGFMWAHPGKQLLFMGQEFAQGSEWSEVYGPDWWLLDDSYAAAGDHRGVRSLVRDLNRTYTAAPALWERDTVPEGFAWVEADAAEDNVFAFLRYAQDGSQLLAVSNFSPVVRHGYRIGVPEEVPLWREVLNTDQELYGGSGVHHARALRPEPVPAQGRPASLRLTLPPLATLWLRP
- a CDS encoding MerR family transcriptional regulator; translated protein: MRIGELAERAGTSTRTLRYYESRGLLPARRNGNGYRTYDEDDLRLLRQIRMLQDFGFELEETRPFVDCLRAGHPAGDACPASLAVYRRKVAEMDALIGQLVDAREQVARQLAEAEAAAGEYAVPRCEMTT
- a CDS encoding ATP-dependent 6-phosphofructokinase, which gives rise to MRIGVLTAGGDCPGLNAVIRSVVHRALVGHGDEVIGFEDGFKGLLDGNFRPLDINAVSGILARGGTILGSARMERARLHEAAENAQELAKRYGIDALIPIGGEGTLTAARMLSDAGMPVVGVPKTIDNDISSTDRTFGFDTAVMVATEAIDRLKTTAESHQRVMVVEVMGRHAGWIALESGMAGGAHGICLPERPFEVDALVKMVEERFARGKKFAVVCVAEGAHPAEGSMPYEKGAIDQYGHERFAGIGNRLAVELERRLGKEARPVILGHVQRGGTPTAYDRVLATRFGWHAVEAVHRGEYGNMTALRGTDIVMAPLASAVTELKTVPENRVYEAESVF
- a CDS encoding XRE family transcriptional regulator — protein: MCPVHSSPPFNAPAARRLRAALGMAPGHVAYGLHAQYGLVVAPETVMAWERGEISPTSAELTALAGVLWCSPGELLAEPVTLREHRIARGLAPEELARRVGVEPGAYQKMEDAGRWKGNERQSAALAMVLGLTLRQFLTATGKNEELADVLRSAVTTRWQAYVKPLGKLLPIPKAHLERMLEQLHGDYQSKMVATLSWGGGVGEAGTGDSGREFLAEIVDRFWQLAGGAA
- a CDS encoding thioredoxin family protein; protein product: MIHAQGVPEVTDADFGAEVLEERGRPVLVEFTADWCPPCRQLAPVLSAVAAEEADRLKVVQIDVDGNPESVARYGVLSMPTMLVFRDGEPVKQLVGLRAKRKLLQELEDELAAVATA